One Salmo trutta chromosome 26, fSalTru1.1, whole genome shotgun sequence DNA window includes the following coding sequences:
- the txndc17 gene encoding thioredoxin domain-containing protein 17 has product MSHYEEVKVHGYDEFCKAVSERKGKDIFAYFSGDKDAQGMSWCPDCVEAEPVVRGEMSHLPEGSVFIYCQVGERPYWKDPNNKFKKTLKLSGVPTLIRYGTPQKLVEEECFKADLVRMMFTED; this is encoded by the exons ATGTCTCATTACGAAGAAGTAAAGGTCCATGGTTATGATGAATTCTGCAAAGCAGTGTCTGAGCGAAAAGGAAAGGACATATTCGCATATTTCTCTGGTGATAAAGACGCTCAAGGGATGAGCTGGTGTCCAGATTGTGTGGAAG cTGAGCCAGTTGTTAGAGGAGAGATGTCCCACCTTCCTGAGGGCTCTGTCTTCATCTACTGTCAGGTTGGAGAGAGGCCATA TTGGAAGGATCCCAATAATAAGTTCAAGAAGACTCTGAAGCTCAGTGGAGTTCCCACTCTGATCCGATATGGCACG CCTCAGAAGCTGGTTGAAGAGGAGTGCTTCAAAGCTGACCTGGTGAGGATGATGTTCACCGAGGACTAG